One genomic segment of Desulforamulus reducens MI-1 includes these proteins:
- a CDS encoding phage portal protein → MNLQEYINVVHDGKPDWFVSECNSYYHQSRINNIIDIKEYLSGSHLINNRPAEMWNGKVFEPRRIVLQYAKTVLNFSTSYLLKNPVTITGEENDVKVMKKVYKQGKFNRTDLDIMDKLVKYGAIYEYIFVDKDGKIKSKLINPEDAYPIYNEQGEMICFIEHYTTDYNVSYYNIFTDSTVQKWSDAGGDFNFLGVFNNPSGLPCVYKNLNELDNTDGRSDLEDFINIIDNMEDLISKYTDSIYKFLNPIPVVIGQRLNIKDGKGEIPTNLVGVGLNLDDGADMKFIHGQLDFESFESVWKVLKQSLLDISNTPAVSMNNTDISNLSEVSIKLLFSLADIKAGLNERYIREGFEQRFKKIEKLLRLQGIEINSDNIDVVFQYARPLNETDIIDNIKVLKELGVMSLQSAIENCPMIYDVGSEMERLGKERNGLDNTDIVNS, encoded by the coding sequence TTGAATTTACAAGAGTATATAAATGTTGTCCATGATGGCAAACCAGATTGGTTTGTAAGTGAATGTAATAGTTATTACCACCAAAGCAGAATCAATAATATTATTGACATAAAAGAATATTTGAGTGGTAGTCATTTAATCAATAATAGGCCAGCGGAAATGTGGAACGGAAAAGTATTTGAACCCAGGAGAATAGTTTTACAGTATGCTAAGACAGTTTTAAATTTTAGTACAAGTTATCTGTTAAAAAATCCCGTAACAATTACAGGTGAAGAAAATGACGTTAAAGTGATGAAGAAAGTTTATAAGCAAGGTAAATTCAATAGAACTGATTTAGATATAATGGACAAGTTAGTTAAATATGGGGCTATCTATGAATATATATTTGTTGATAAAGACGGAAAGATTAAGAGTAAATTGATTAATCCAGAGGATGCTTATCCTATCTATAATGAGCAGGGAGAAATGATTTGTTTTATAGAACATTATACAACTGATTATAATGTTAGTTACTACAATATCTTTACTGATAGTACAGTCCAAAAATGGTCTGATGCTGGAGGGGATTTTAATTTCTTAGGAGTTTTTAATAATCCTAGTGGGCTACCTTGTGTTTATAAGAATTTGAATGAGTTAGATAATACAGATGGAAGATCAGATTTAGAGGATTTTATAAACATCATAGATAATATGGAGGATTTGATTAGTAAATATACTGACAGTATTTACAAGTTTCTAAATCCTATTCCTGTAGTGATAGGACAGAGATTAAATATAAAAGATGGCAAAGGTGAGATACCAACAAACTTAGTTGGTGTTGGTCTTAATTTAGATGATGGAGCAGACATGAAATTTATTCATGGTCAATTGGATTTTGAAAGTTTTGAGAGCGTTTGGAAGGTATTAAAGCAATCATTGTTAGATATTAGTAATACTCCTGCTGTCAGTATGAATAATACAGATATTAGCAATTTATCAGAAGTAAGTATAAAATTATTGTTTTCCCTAGCAGATATTAAAGCAGGATTAAATGAGCGATATATTAGAGAAGGATTTGAACAAAGGTTTAAAAAAATAGAGAAATTGTTGAGGTTGCAGGGTATAGAGATTAATTCAGATAATATTGATGTTGTGTTCCAGTATGCAAGGCCACTAAATGAAACGGATATTATTGATAATATTAAGGTGCTGAAGGAATTAGGAGTAATGAGTTTACAGAGTGCAATTGAGAATTGTCCAATGATATACGATGTTGGAAGTGAAATGGAAAGATTAGGTAAAGAGAGGAATGGATTAGATAATACGGATATTGTAAATAGTTAA
- a CDS encoding Ig-like domain-containing protein yields the protein MNLFSPNENDFNFILADAGRDILINGIATRALISNLKVKSDYDDKYISTLTELSQGDRIEYNGLYWLIVSEVNGKRYEKYKGVMRACNFDIKFNFAGNIKTFPAIVESKVFDIETGQYMTLPVGKILMTIQDNSDTKNIILNQRIIKMDSAWKVIGIDKTKNGLVILHLEKDSFGSSDDKENEIANRWQYEHIYKLTINEGESANILKDDTLQLSVKLTDNGVAVDSPSITYVSSDANICNIDNNGLITGIAEGKAIITAQMTGKPDVKDTISINVKVNHNYVLTITNESATLNIGDNLQLNYTLTDNGVIVDNPNVIFTSSDNNIATVNSSGLITGISIGTVTITAQMADRPEIYDILEVTVQEVPISHNYSISINGGATIKLNQTLSYTATFYDNGVEVADQSGTWSITSPNPDGTTNVYATIQSQTGNSVSIKATSTSSYVNKYLELVCTLNSDNTIKASKQIQVKSLF from the coding sequence TTGAATCTGTTTTCACCTAATGAAAATGATTTTAACTTTATCCTTGCTGATGCTGGCAGGGATATTTTAATTAATGGCATAGCAACAAGGGCATTGATAAGCAATTTAAAAGTTAAATCTGATTATGACGATAAATATATATCTACGCTAACTGAACTGTCACAAGGGGACAGAATAGAATATAACGGTTTATACTGGCTTATTGTTTCGGAGGTTAATGGTAAACGCTATGAAAAATATAAAGGGGTTATGAGGGCTTGCAATTTTGATATTAAATTTAATTTTGCTGGCAATATTAAAACATTTCCTGCCATTGTTGAATCTAAAGTTTTTGACATTGAAACAGGGCAATATATGACACTGCCAGTTGGGAAAATACTTATGACAATTCAAGATAATTCCGACACAAAAAATATTATCTTAAATCAGAGAATTATTAAGATGGATTCAGCGTGGAAGGTAATAGGAATTGACAAAACAAAAAATGGCCTTGTCATTTTGCATTTAGAAAAAGATTCGTTTGGTAGTAGTGATGATAAAGAAAATGAAATTGCAAACCGTTGGCAATATGAACACATTTATAAATTAACAATCAACGAGGGAGAATCAGCAAATATATTAAAAGATGATACTTTGCAATTATCTGTAAAATTAACTGATAATGGAGTTGCAGTTGATAGTCCTTCTATTACATATGTTTCCAGCGACGCTAATATATGTAATATTGATAATAATGGTTTAATTACTGGTATTGCCGAAGGTAAAGCAATAATCACTGCTCAAATGACAGGTAAACCAGATGTTAAAGATACTATTTCTATTAATGTTAAAGTTAATCATAATTATGTATTGACTATAACCAATGAATCAGCAACTTTAAATATTGGAGATAATTTACAATTAAACTATACATTAACAGATAATGGAGTTATAGTTGATAATCCTAATGTTATATTTACTTCAAGTGATAATAATATTGCTACTGTAAATAGTAGCGGATTAATTACAGGTATTTCCATTGGAACAGTAACGATTACCGCACAAATGGCAGACAGGCCAGAAATTTATGATATATTAGAAGTGACTGTCCAGGAAGTACCTATAAGTCATAATTATTCTATTTCCATTAACGGTGGTGCTACTATTAAACTTAATCAGACGTTATCATATACTGCTACATTTTATGATAATGGGGTTGAGGTGGCAGATCAGAGCGGAACGTGGTCAATTACAAGTCCTAATCCTGATGGCACTACAAATGTTTATGCTACAATCCAGAGCCAAACAGGTAATTCTGTAAGTATTAAAGCAACTAGTACATCATCTTATGTCAATAAATATTTAGAATTAGTTTGTACTTTGAATAGTGATAATACCATTAAGGCGAGTAAGCAAATTCAAGTAAAATCTTTGTTCTAA
- a CDS encoding terminase large subunit domain-containing protein — MARTVKSTSDKLKIINADFKLWAKNFVKIVDNNGDEIPFILNEQQDYFYQNMDKFNIISKSRQLGFTTYSLAYCLWLACTRANTNCLIVSYNVESTQSIFERLKQMYASIPDKYKPAEKRNNRIELLLENNSRIIVKTAGNKSLGRGMTLQYVLLSEFAFYPDDQQRDSLVSLEQALAKNNDSKIVIETTSNGYNYYQKLFMSAYKGNSKYKSFFFPWFSSAISKQFKHEIELAEKWFRANNKGHRMEPEHLERDEVALREKGISFKLLMWRRWKLEDIDTEDFQQEYPSTPEESFKATSRSVFDTQKITERINYILLPLRVNEVNKKLSQTLDSYLNKSFFIYRNVKSNERYFIGVDTSSGSGGDYSAVSVFDSQGEQIATFYDNKIPVYKFAQVVYDIGMYFNYGFLVVEKNSFGQSVIEKLRTEFGYLNMYKMKQFDERGRKRYKIGWVTTSVTKPKLISDYKEQFEMDLILLNDNETLEEMKIFTSYENGKTGNIRGEGFHDDMVIASALAIQGMKSGKWYV, encoded by the coding sequence ATGGCAAGAACCGTTAAATCAACTTCCGATAAACTAAAGATAATTAATGCTGATTTTAAATTATGGGCTAAGAATTTTGTAAAGATAGTTGATAATAATGGAGATGAAATTCCTTTTATCTTGAATGAGCAACAAGATTATTTTTATCAGAACATGGATAAATTTAATATAATCAGCAAGAGCCGCCAATTAGGATTTACGACATATAGTTTGGCATATTGTTTGTGGCTTGCTTGCACTAGAGCAAATACTAACTGTCTGATAGTTTCATACAATGTAGAATCAACACAATCCATTTTTGAGAGATTAAAACAAATGTATGCTTCTATTCCAGATAAATATAAGCCAGCGGAAAAACGTAATAACCGTATTGAATTATTGTTAGAAAATAATTCAAGAATTATCGTTAAGACCGCAGGAAATAAATCCTTGGGGCGTGGTATGACGCTTCAGTATGTTCTATTGAGCGAATTTGCCTTTTATCCAGACGATCAACAAAGAGATTCATTAGTTAGTTTGGAGCAAGCACTAGCCAAGAATAATGACAGTAAGATAGTTATTGAGACAACTTCTAATGGTTACAATTATTACCAAAAATTATTTATGTCTGCCTATAAAGGTAATTCAAAATATAAAAGTTTCTTTTTTCCTTGGTTTTCTTCTGCTATAAGTAAACAATTTAAGCATGAGATAGAATTGGCTGAGAAATGGTTTAGAGCAAACAATAAAGGTCATAGAATGGAGCCAGAACATTTAGAGCGTGATGAGGTTGCCCTTCGAGAAAAAGGAATCTCCTTTAAATTGTTAATGTGGAGAAGGTGGAAACTAGAGGATATTGACACTGAGGATTTTCAGCAAGAATATCCAAGTACGCCAGAGGAAAGTTTTAAGGCCACAAGTCGATCAGTTTTTGATACGCAGAAAATTACGGAGCGAATTAATTATATCCTTCTTCCCCTTCGAGTGAATGAAGTGAATAAAAAATTATCGCAAACTCTTGATTCTTATTTGAACAAGAGTTTTTTTATTTACCGAAATGTTAAATCTAACGAGCGATATTTTATCGGCGTTGATACTTCTTCTGGTAGTGGTGGAGATTATTCTGCTGTCAGTGTATTCGATAGCCAGGGGGAGCAAATAGCAACATTCTATGATAATAAAATTCCTGTCTATAAATTTGCCCAGGTAGTTTATGACATTGGAATGTATTTTAATTATGGTTTCTTAGTTGTTGAGAAAAATTCCTTTGGACAATCAGTAATTGAAAAGTTAAGGACTGAGTTTGGATATTTGAATATGTACAAGATGAAGCAGTTTGATGAAAGAGGACGTAAGCGATATAAAATTGGATGGGTTACTACCAGCGTCACTAAACCTAAATTAATTAGTGATTATAAAGAGCAGTTTGAAATGGACTTAATTCTATTGAATGATAATGAGACATTAGAAGAAATGAAAATATTTACAAGTTATGAAAACGGTAAGACAGGAAATATCAGAGGTGAAGGTTTCCATGATGATATGGTTATTGCTTCTGCATTAGCCATACAAGGGATGAAAAGCGGTAAATGGTATGTTTGA